A stretch of Sulfitobacter sp. THAF37 DNA encodes these proteins:
- a CDS encoding flagellar basal body P-ring protein FlgI: MSLCALLMCTAVAQAGPVRIKDLVDFGGVRGNDLVGYGLVVGLDGTGDGLRNAPFTEDIMTNILERLGVNVTGEQFRPKNVAAVLVTAALPPFARAGGQVDVTVSAIGDAKSLMGGTLVMTPLNAADGEIYAVAQGTIIAGGATAEGDAGRVTQGVPTAGVIPSGARVEKEIAFQLGSLSELRLALREADFTTAARIEQAINRNFGRQVAVMLDSGTVQLDVPATQMRSVAHALGRIENIEVEPERKARVVVDQRSGTIVMGEDVRISRVAVSQGNLTLRIQETPIVVQPNPFSEGETVVVPRTNAAIQEEPGIGLAEVREGTSLSEVIAGLNALGVSPRDMIDILKSIKAAGALHAEFVVR; encoded by the coding sequence ATGTCCCTTTGCGCTTTGCTGATGTGCACCGCCGTTGCGCAGGCGGGCCCCGTGCGGATCAAGGATCTGGTGGACTTCGGCGGTGTCCGCGGCAACGACCTGGTCGGATATGGTCTGGTGGTCGGATTGGACGGGACCGGCGATGGATTGCGCAACGCGCCCTTCACCGAAGACATCATGACCAACATCCTTGAACGGCTGGGCGTTAACGTCACCGGAGAGCAATTCCGCCCCAAGAACGTCGCGGCGGTTTTGGTCACGGCGGCGCTACCGCCCTTCGCACGTGCAGGCGGGCAGGTCGATGTAACGGTCTCTGCGATTGGCGACGCAAAGAGCCTGATGGGTGGTACGCTGGTCATGACGCCGCTCAATGCCGCAGACGGCGAGATATATGCCGTGGCTCAAGGCACGATCATCGCGGGCGGCGCCACGGCCGAAGGAGACGCCGGTCGTGTGACGCAGGGCGTTCCCACCGCGGGGGTGATCCCGTCAGGCGCCCGGGTCGAGAAGGAGATCGCCTTCCAGCTCGGTTCCCTTTCGGAGCTTCGGCTGGCCCTACGCGAAGCCGATTTCACCACTGCCGCTCGGATCGAGCAGGCCATCAACCGGAATTTCGGACGACAAGTCGCGGTCATGCTCGACAGCGGGACGGTGCAACTGGATGTACCGGCAACACAGATGCGCTCTGTGGCGCATGCGCTTGGCCGGATCGAAAACATCGAAGTGGAGCCCGAGCGCAAGGCCCGGGTTGTCGTCGATCAACGGTCCGGTACCATCGTGATGGGCGAAGATGTGCGCATCAGCCGGGTAGCCGTCAGCCAGGGCAACCTGACCCTGCGCATTCAGGAGACCCCGATCGTGGTGCAGCCGAACCCTTTTTCTGAAGGGGAAACCGTTGTCGTGCCGCGCACCAATGCCGCCATCCAGGAAGAACCTGGCATCGGTTTGGCCGAAGTACGGGAAGGCACCTCTCTGTCAGAAGTGATCGCTGGACTGAATGCATTGGGCGTGTCGCCGCGTGACATGATCGACATCCTGAAGAGCATCAAGGCAGCTGGCGCCCTGCACGCGGAATTCGTCGTCCGTTAG
- a CDS encoding flagellin → MMNASIGDLAVSYTQRRRNVALKQDINRLTAELASGQISDTRKVLAGNYSYLTDIERKMTTLSGYSVATAEAAHYAGAMQTSLGQIGEITQDLSASLLATGTNTNGPSASTTASEARNALGGIVGRLNAQIAGRHMFSGTATDRAPLVDVDTLLTSLSSAMAGATTPDDMLAAAQAWFDDPAGFAASAYVGAADALAPFQLSLTEAVTLDVNATAPELRDSLRLTAVAALADDPSFAMTGADQKDLFSKVGKAMLFTQDDLISLQSRVGYAEARIDEITARNAAELTSLEYTKSALLSIDPFEAATRLEEAQFQLQSLYSVTVRMSQLSIVNFL, encoded by the coding sequence ATGATGAATGCTTCGATCGGGGACTTGGCCGTATCCTACACCCAGCGCCGCCGCAACGTGGCTTTGAAACAGGACATCAATCGTCTGACCGCGGAGCTTGCCAGCGGGCAGATCTCGGACACCCGCAAGGTGCTGGCGGGGAACTACAGCTATCTGACCGATATCGAACGCAAGATGACGACACTTTCGGGCTATTCCGTCGCCACTGCCGAAGCGGCGCACTACGCCGGTGCCATGCAGACCAGTCTGGGCCAGATTGGCGAAATCACGCAGGATCTGTCCGCCAGCCTGCTGGCAACCGGCACCAACACCAACGGCCCTTCTGCCTCGACCACGGCATCGGAAGCACGCAATGCGCTTGGCGGGATCGTCGGTCGATTGAACGCGCAGATTGCCGGGCGGCACATGTTTTCCGGCACGGCGACCGACCGCGCGCCCCTGGTCGATGTCGATACCCTTCTGACGTCGCTATCGTCCGCGATGGCCGGGGCGACCACACCCGACGACATGCTTGCGGCAGCGCAGGCCTGGTTCGACGATCCTGCAGGTTTTGCCGCCAGTGCCTATGTCGGCGCGGCGGATGCATTGGCCCCCTTTCAGCTGTCGCTGACAGAGGCGGTGACCCTGGATGTGAACGCCACCGCGCCCGAACTGCGAGATTCCCTCCGCCTGACGGCAGTCGCGGCACTGGCCGACGATCCGTCCTTCGCGATGACCGGAGCGGATCAGAAAGACCTGTTTTCAAAGGTAGGAAAGGCGATGCTCTTCACTCAGGACGACCTGATCTCCCTTCAATCGCGTGTGGGATATGCCGAGGCGCGGATTGACGAGATTACCGCCCGCAATGCGGCCGAACTGACGAGCCTTGAGTACACGAAATCGGCCTTGCTCTCCATTGATCCGTTCGAAGCAGCGACACGCCTGGAGGAAGCGCAGTTCCAATTGCAGAGCCTTTATTCCGTGACCGTCCGCATGTCCCAACTCAGCATCGTGAACTTCCTGTGA
- the flgK gene encoding flagellar hook-associated protein FlgK, with amino-acid sequence MTISGALTNAMSGLRAASRGAEVVSSNISNALTPGYARRVLALSTQATGGASGVQIDGVVRIMDAALASDRRMAEADQTHADSRVQFHTRFETLIGTPDDPASLSARIAGFENSLISAASRPDAPERLVASVGAARDLATGLRDASAGVQAARGDADRNIARMVDELNIALEHVVELNTQITALQVQGGNTATLQDQRQQVVDRIATLAPVREVPRDNGQIALYSTGGAVLIDGTAAVIGFEPVNVVTPHMSLADGTLSGLTVNGQSVRTDSDRGALRGGALAGQFAIRDEHGVAAQAQLDTLARDLIERFEDPAVDPTLGAGDAGLFTDGGAPLDPLDTVGLAQRLSVNSAVDPQQGGEAWRIRDGMNAVVQGNAGDATLLQAFSQALNDPRPVTGGGIGGQSFGAMSLAATLASNIGADRTNAEQILSFATSRLTELTERQLADGVDSDAEIQRLMLIERAYAANARVIETVDEMMQTLLRM; translated from the coding sequence ATGACCATTTCCGGCGCGTTGACCAACGCCATGTCCGGCCTGCGGGCAGCCAGCCGCGGCGCGGAGGTTGTTTCTTCCAACATATCCAACGCCCTCACCCCCGGATATGCCCGCCGGGTGCTGGCACTGTCCACCCAGGCGACGGGCGGCGCCAGCGGTGTCCAGATCGACGGAGTCGTGCGGATCATGGACGCCGCCCTCGCTTCGGATCGCAGGATGGCAGAGGCAGATCAGACCCACGCGGACAGCCGGGTCCAATTCCATACAAGGTTCGAGACCCTCATCGGGACGCCAGACGATCCGGCGTCGCTGTCTGCCCGTATTGCCGGGTTCGAAAACAGCCTGATCTCAGCGGCCAGCAGGCCCGACGCACCGGAACGGCTGGTGGCCTCGGTCGGAGCCGCGCGCGACCTGGCAACCGGCCTCCGGGATGCTTCCGCCGGTGTCCAGGCCGCGCGGGGCGATGCCGACCGGAATATCGCGCGCATGGTGGACGAGCTGAACATCGCCCTGGAACATGTGGTGGAACTCAACACCCAGATCACTGCCCTACAGGTCCAGGGGGGCAACACTGCCACCCTGCAGGATCAGCGGCAACAGGTCGTGGACCGGATCGCCACATTGGCACCGGTTCGGGAGGTACCTCGCGACAATGGCCAGATCGCGCTCTACTCGACCGGTGGCGCGGTACTGATCGACGGCACGGCGGCGGTCATCGGCTTCGAACCGGTCAACGTGGTCACGCCCCACATGAGCCTTGCGGACGGCACCTTGTCAGGCCTCACAGTCAACGGGCAGTCCGTACGCACCGACAGCGACCGCGGCGCCCTGCGCGGCGGTGCGCTTGCCGGTCAGTTCGCGATACGCGACGAACACGGCGTAGCCGCCCAGGCCCAGCTGGACACTCTCGCGCGCGACCTGATCGAACGCTTCGAAGACCCGGCGGTGGACCCCACGCTGGGGGCGGGCGATGCAGGTCTGTTTACCGACGGCGGTGCGCCGCTCGACCCCCTGGATACCGTGGGGCTTGCACAGCGGTTGTCCGTAAATTCCGCCGTAGACCCCCAGCAGGGGGGTGAGGCCTGGCGCATCCGCGACGGGATGAACGCGGTCGTTCAAGGGAATGCGGGCGATGCCACGCTATTGCAGGCTTTTTCACAGGCGTTGAACGATCCGCGCCCGGTGACGGGTGGTGGCATTGGCGGCCAGTCTTTCGGAGCCATGTCGCTGGCCGCGACCCTGGCCTCCAACATCGGAGCCGACCGCACCAATGCCGAGCAGATACTCAGTTTTGCCACCTCCCGGCTGACGGAACTGACCGAAAGACAACTGGCCGACGGGGTCGATTCGGATGCGGAAATTCAGCGTCTGATGCTTATCGAACGCGCCTATGCGGCGAATGCACGCGTGATCGAGACTGTCGATGAGATGATGCAAACCCTTCTGAGGATGTGA
- a CDS encoding flagellar hook protein FlgE, whose protein sequence is MTISSSLNAGVAGLQANATRLASISDNIANSSTYGYKRVSTEFESLVISSRGGTYSAGGVRANTQRLIDQRGPLVSTSNATDLAVRGRGFLPVTQATEVEVGNGATSMMLTTTGSFRTDSEGYLRSSSGLVLLGWPAQPDGTIPNFPRDTADGLEPVQINVNQFSGEPTTSMTLGVNLPATDTDAGAPGDTQNLSVEYFDNLGTSENINVTFTPTVPATGSSNEWTVTMTDSATEPAGTVIGEYILTFADDRTAGGTLASVTTVSGGPYDPATGQLIVDVAGGPIEIDIGQIGESDGITQLSDAFAPVSISKDGSPVGNMTSVEVDANGYVHAYFDTGITRTIYQVPLVDLPNPNGMVALDSQTYQPSVDSGSFFLWDASDGPTGDILAFALEESSTDVAGELTSMIQTQRAYSSNAKVIQTVDEMLQETTNIKR, encoded by the coding sequence ATGACAATTTCATCTTCGCTCAACGCAGGGGTGGCAGGGCTTCAGGCGAATGCAACGCGCCTTGCGTCCATCTCTGACAACATCGCGAACTCCTCGACATACGGATACAAGCGTGTGAGCACGGAGTTCGAGTCACTGGTGATTTCTTCCCGCGGCGGCACCTATTCCGCCGGCGGCGTCCGCGCGAACACGCAGCGCCTGATTGACCAACGCGGCCCGCTGGTATCGACGTCGAATGCCACCGACCTGGCCGTGCGCGGCCGCGGCTTTCTGCCAGTGACCCAGGCGACGGAGGTCGAAGTGGGCAATGGGGCGACTTCCATGATGCTCACCACGACCGGATCGTTCAGAACCGACTCCGAAGGATATCTACGGTCCAGTTCCGGCCTGGTGTTGCTGGGCTGGCCTGCCCAACCGGACGGGACGATCCCCAATTTTCCGCGTGATACCGCAGACGGCCTGGAGCCCGTGCAGATCAACGTGAACCAATTCTCGGGCGAACCGACGACCAGCATGACATTGGGCGTCAACCTGCCCGCAACCGACACCGATGCAGGCGCACCGGGTGATACCCAGAACCTGTCGGTCGAGTATTTTGACAACCTCGGCACCTCCGAGAACATCAACGTCACTTTCACGCCGACGGTCCCGGCCACTGGGTCGTCAAACGAATGGACCGTGACCATGACCGATTCCGCAACGGAACCGGCGGGTACGGTGATTGGTGAATACATCCTGACCTTTGCGGACGATCGCACAGCCGGCGGCACGCTCGCGTCGGTGACCACGGTCAGCGGTGGTCCCTACGATCCGGCGACCGGGCAATTGATCGTTGACGTTGCAGGCGGTCCGATCGAAATCGACATCGGCCAGATCGGTGAAAGCGACGGGATCACGCAGCTGTCAGATGCATTTGCACCGGTATCCATCTCCAAGGATGGATCGCCTGTCGGGAATATGACCAGCGTGGAGGTCGACGCGAACGGCTACGTGCATGCCTACTTCGACACCGGAATCACCCGCACGATCTATCAGGTGCCGCTGGTCGATCTGCCCAACCCCAACGGGATGGTGGCGCTGGACAGCCAGACCTACCAACCGTCGGTCGACAGCGGCTCCTTCTTTCTGTGGGACGCCAGCGACGGCCCCACCGGTGACATCCTGGCCTTCGCACTCGAAGAATCCTCAACCGATGTAGCGGGTGAACTCACCTCGATGATCCAGACACAACGGGCATATTCCTCAAACGCCAAGGTGATCCAGACCGTGGACGAGATGCTGCAGGAAACCACGAACATCAAACGCTGA
- a CDS encoding flagellar motor protein MotB produces MSAQTNAQPIIIKRKKVVGGGGHHGGAWKVAYADFVTAMMAFFMLMWLLNATTEQQRKGIADYFSPTIPINRVSGGGNGAFGGESIFSEMTLPKEGTGSTAQHAARDDKARGDSGNTPDAEASEIEEQRFRDLDAQLQGMGGESLVMENAKRHIVTRITDEGLVIELFDLDDVFLFQKDSNVPNQILRDLAALIAGTVKTVTNKIAVGAHVRANPIVLADSPVWELSAQRAAGMRTLLEDNGVMPRRIRRVTGHADRAPVVADPMANRNNRIEIILLRDVPRN; encoded by the coding sequence ATGAGTGCGCAAACAAATGCGCAGCCAATCATCATCAAGCGAAAGAAGGTCGTCGGCGGCGGCGGGCACCATGGGGGCGCCTGGAAAGTCGCCTATGCGGATTTTGTGACCGCAATGATGGCCTTCTTCATGCTGATGTGGCTGCTGAACGCGACAACGGAACAACAACGGAAGGGAATCGCGGACTACTTTTCTCCGACGATCCCGATTAACCGGGTTTCCGGCGGCGGCAACGGCGCCTTCGGTGGCGAGAGCATCTTTTCCGAGATGACGTTGCCCAAAGAGGGGACCGGATCGACCGCGCAACATGCGGCACGCGATGACAAGGCCCGGGGCGATAGCGGCAATACCCCCGATGCAGAGGCGTCCGAGATCGAAGAACAACGGTTTCGCGATCTTGACGCGCAGCTTCAGGGCATGGGGGGCGAGAGCCTGGTGATGGAAAACGCCAAGCGGCATATCGTGACCCGCATCACCGACGAAGGGCTGGTGATCGAACTGTTCGATCTGGACGACGTGTTTCTGTTCCAGAAGGACAGCAATGTCCCGAATCAGATCCTGAGGGATCTGGCCGCGCTGATTGCCGGAACCGTAAAGACCGTGACCAACAAGATCGCCGTGGGCGCGCATGTGCGGGCCAACCCGATTGTGCTGGCGGACAGCCCGGTCTGGGAGCTGTCGGCGCAGCGCGCGGCTGGCATGCGCACCCTTCTGGAGGATAACGGTGTCATGCCGCGACGCATACGACGGGTGACAGGCCACGCCGACAGGGCACCGGTTGTGGCGGACCCGATGGCAAACCGAAACAACCGGATCGAGATCATTTTGCTTCGCGATGTACCGCGCAACTGA
- a CDS encoding rhodanese-related sulfurtransferase: MHTIAALYHFTRFEDPAALRPALLDLCLAQGVKGTLLLAQEGVNGTIAGPRAGVDAVIAHLRSLPGCDGLEWKLATSETPPFPRMKVRLKREIVTMGQPDVDPRARVGNYVDPQDWNDLIRDPEVAVIDTRNAYEVAIGTFEGAIDPETESFGEFPAWWEANKHRFHNKKVAMFCTGGIRCEKSTNYLLGQGVEDVFHLKGGILKYLEEVPEKESAWQGDCFVFDARVSVGHGLSEGPHMLCHGCRQPILPEDRNRPEYEEGVSCHHCFDRTSDLDKGRFRERQKQLRLAARRRLP; this comes from the coding sequence ATGCACACCATCGCCGCCCTGTACCACTTTACCCGCTTCGAGGACCCCGCCGCGCTCAGGCCCGCGCTGCTGGATCTGTGCCTGGCGCAAGGGGTGAAGGGCACGCTGCTGCTGGCACAGGAAGGCGTGAACGGCACAATCGCAGGCCCGCGTGCGGGCGTCGACGCGGTGATCGCCCACCTGCGGTCCCTGCCCGGCTGCGACGGCCTGGAGTGGAAGCTGGCGACGTCGGAAACGCCACCCTTTCCCCGGATGAAGGTCCGCCTGAAGCGCGAGATCGTGACCATGGGCCAGCCGGACGTCGACCCGCGCGCCCGCGTCGGAAACTACGTCGATCCACAGGATTGGAACGACCTGATCCGCGATCCCGAGGTCGCGGTGATTGACACACGCAATGCCTACGAGGTCGCGATCGGCACCTTCGAGGGCGCAATCGATCCCGAAACCGAGAGCTTCGGTGAATTTCCCGCCTGGTGGGAGGCCAACAAGCACCGCTTTCACAACAAGAAGGTCGCGATGTTCTGCACCGGCGGAATCCGCTGCGAGAAATCGACCAACTACCTTCTGGGCCAGGGTGTCGAAGATGTCTTTCATCTCAAAGGCGGTATCCTGAAGTACCTTGAGGAGGTGCCGGAAAAAGAGAGTGCGTGGCAGGGCGACTGCTTTGTCTTCGATGCACGGGTCAGTGTCGGCCACGGGCTGAGCGAGGGGCCGCACATGTTGTGCCACGGCTGCCGGCAGCCGATCCTGCCCGAGGACCGCAACCGTCCCGAATACGAAGAAGGCGTAAGCTGCCATCACTGCTTTGACCGGACCAGCGATCTGGACAAGGGCCGGTTTCGGGAGCGGCAAAAGCAGCTGCGGCTGGCGGCACGGCGCCGCCTGCCCTGA
- the pncA gene encoding bifunctional nicotinamidase/pyrazinamidase, protein MQALIVIDVQKDFCPGGALEVPEGDVIVPGITDLMADFDAVILTQDWHPAGHSSFASGHAGRAPYEVTQMPYGPQVLWPDHCIQGSLGAQFHGGLAQDRADLIIRKGYNPAIDSYSAFFENDHKTPTGLEGYLRTRGINALTMVGLALDFCVHFSAVDAARLGFDVTVRQDLCRAIDLDGSLDAARRAMTENGVTLA, encoded by the coding sequence ATGCAGGCCCTGATCGTGATCGACGTGCAAAAGGATTTCTGCCCCGGCGGCGCGCTGGAGGTGCCAGAGGGCGACGTGATCGTGCCGGGCATCACCGATTTGATGGCGGATTTCGATGCCGTGATCCTGACGCAGGACTGGCACCCGGCGGGACATTCGTCTTTCGCCAGCGGCCATGCCGGTCGCGCGCCATACGAAGTGACGCAGATGCCCTACGGCCCGCAGGTGCTCTGGCCCGATCACTGCATTCAGGGCAGCCTTGGCGCCCAGTTTCACGGTGGGCTGGCGCAGGACCGCGCAGACCTGATCATTCGCAAGGGGTACAACCCCGCCATCGACAGCTATTCCGCCTTTTTCGAGAATGATCACAAGACGCCCACCGGGTTGGAAGGGTATCTCAGGACCCGCGGTATCAACGCGTTGACCATGGTGGGGCTGGCGCTGGATTTCTGCGTCCATTTTTCTGCGGTGGATGCGGCCAGGCTGGGATTCGACGTGACTGTCCGGCAGGATCTCTGCCGCGCGATCGACCTTGACGGGTCGCTGGATGCAGCGCGGCGCGCCATGACCGAAAACGGCGTGACCCTCGCCTGA
- a CDS encoding MarC family protein gives MDWQNLIRELITLVVVIDPIGSIPIFLYATAHVPKSLHRSFALRAVLVAGVVLLAFLIAGQFLLEALGLRLGSFQVAGGLILFLFALTMIFGDSKPEQEVASAERDHLAGAVFPLAMPSIASPGAMLAIVILTDNHSNPVVDQVITGALLVLVLFLTLVLLLLASKIGRLIGTTGSSVISRVMGIVLATVAVDSTLGGLEALGLLNLASSESPLN, from the coding sequence ATGGACTGGCAGAACCTGATCCGTGAACTGATAACTCTGGTGGTGGTCATCGACCCCATCGGCAGCATACCCATCTTTCTTTATGCAACGGCCCATGTGCCCAAGTCGCTGCATCGCAGCTTTGCCCTGCGGGCCGTGCTGGTGGCAGGTGTGGTGCTGCTGGCGTTCCTGATCGCCGGTCAGTTCCTGCTGGAGGCCCTTGGCCTGCGGCTGGGGTCATTTCAGGTCGCGGGGGGATTGATCCTGTTCCTCTTTGCGCTGACCATGATCTTTGGTGACAGCAAGCCAGAGCAGGAAGTCGCCAGCGCGGAGCGTGACCATCTGGCCGGGGCCGTCTTTCCCTTGGCGATGCCCTCTATCGCGTCACCCGGCGCGATGCTGGCCATCGTCATCCTGACGGATAATCACAGCAATCCGGTCGTCGATCAGGTGATCACCGGCGCGCTGCTGGTGCTGGTGCTGTTCCTGACGCTTGTGCTTTTGCTGCTGGCGTCAAAGATCGGCAGACTGATCGGCACGACCGGGTCCAGCGTGATCAGCCGGGTGATGGGCATCGTGCTGGCGACGGTCGCGGTGGACTCGACCCTGGGCGGGCTGGAGGCGCTGGGGCTTCTCAACCTCGCAAGTTCAGAAAGTCCTTTGAACTAG
- the pncB gene encoding nicotinate phosphoribosyltransferase codes for MVDIATRVWNHKWKIDPIVRSLIDTDFYKLLMCQSIFRNKPDTQVTFSLINRSDHVPLAKLIDEGELREQLDHIRSLSLSRGESTWLRGNTFYGKRQMFRPDFMEWFEGLRLPPYHLERRGDQYELTFEGKWHEVMLWEIPALAVLMELRGRAVLDTMGRFELQVLYARAMTRVWEKIEELRKIQNLSVADFGTRRRHSYLWQDWCVQAMQEGLGRAFTGTSNCKIAMSREMEAIGTNAHELPMVYAALAEDNAALAQAPYDVLSDWHEEHDGNLRIILPDTYGTKGFLDNAPDWLAGWTGIRVDSGDPVKAAQIAIDWWKSRGEDPSQKRVIFSDGLDVDKMRELHEKFAGKVNVSFGWGTLLTNDFRGLVEEDALAPFSLVCKAVAANGRPTVKLSDNPNKAMGPAEEIERYKRVFNVTSQEAQAVVV; via the coding sequence ATGGTTGATATCGCAACCCGTGTCTGGAACCACAAGTGGAAGATTGACCCGATCGTCCGGTCTCTGATCGACACGGATTTTTACAAGCTGCTGATGTGCCAGTCAATTTTCCGGAACAAGCCCGACACGCAGGTCACTTTTTCGCTGATCAACCGCTCCGATCATGTGCCCCTGGCCAAGCTGATCGACGAGGGTGAGCTGCGCGAGCAACTCGACCATATCCGGTCGCTCAGCCTCAGCCGCGGGGAAAGCACATGGCTACGGGGCAATACGTTCTATGGAAAGCGGCAGATGTTCCGCCCCGACTTCATGGAATGGTTCGAGGGTCTGCGCCTGCCGCCCTACCATCTGGAACGGCGGGGCGACCAGTACGAGCTGACGTTCGAGGGAAAGTGGCACGAGGTCATGCTGTGGGAGATTCCCGCGCTCGCCGTGCTGATGGAACTGCGTGGCCGCGCGGTGCTGGACACGATGGGCCGGTTCGAGCTTCAGGTGCTCTACGCGCGTGCCATGACCCGCGTCTGGGAAAAGATCGAGGAGCTGCGCAAGATCCAGAACCTGTCTGTCGCCGATTTCGGCACCCGCAGACGGCACAGTTATCTCTGGCAGGACTGGTGCGTTCAGGCAATGCAGGAAGGCCTGGGCCGCGCTTTCACCGGCACGTCGAACTGCAAGATTGCCATGAGCCGTGAAATGGAGGCGATTGGCACCAATGCGCATGAGTTGCCCATGGTCTACGCCGCCTTGGCAGAGGACAACGCGGCACTGGCGCAGGCGCCCTACGATGTCTTGTCGGATTGGCATGAAGAGCATGACGGCAATCTGCGGATCATCCTTCCCGACACCTATGGCACCAAGGGGTTTCTGGACAACGCGCCCGATTGGCTGGCGGGCTGGACCGGCATCCGCGTGGACAGCGGCGACCCGGTGAAGGCTGCACAGATCGCCATAGACTGGTGGAAATCGCGGGGCGAGGACCCTTCACAGAAACGGGTCATCTTCAGTGATGGCCTGGACGTGGACAAGATGCGGGAACTGCACGAGAAATTTGCTGGCAAGGTGAATGTCTCCTTCGGGTGGGGAACGCTTTTGACGAACGATTTCAGAGGTCTGGTGGAAGAAGATGCGCTCGCGCCCTTCTCGTTGGTCTGCAAGGCGGTGGCGGCAAACGGCAGGCCGACGGTGAAACTGTCGGACAACCCCAACAAGGCGATGGGCCCGGCGGAAGAAATCGAGCGTTACAAGCGGGTCTTCAATGTCACCTCGCAAGAGGCGCAGGCGGTGGTGGTCTAG
- a CDS encoding DMT family transporter: protein MSRTTLAILYSLLALLLFDGMGLIIKHLSEDYSAAELSAYRNVVGLIPAMLVLWTSRDWHAKGRSMRMRQWKLAMLRGLILTFAQYFFYLSLGLLTFATASTISYANAVFVTALAVPLLGEKVGLVRWAAVLIGFGGVIMIVGPGRDTFSLSALLPLGAALCYALTAVTARMMDEGPPTALINLYSTGVAALGALTLALATGGFTPLRDTADVIWIATMGGLGGFAVLLLVTAYRMTEQSNLAPFSYFGIPMAFVLGWLFYGEAPWEELFPGAFLLSGGGLLIIWRERQMNEAMRNVTTPK from the coding sequence TTGAGCCGCACAACCCTCGCGATTCTCTATTCCCTGCTCGCTCTGCTGCTGTTCGACGGCATGGGTTTGATCATCAAGCACCTGTCAGAAGACTACAGCGCCGCCGAACTGTCGGCCTATCGCAACGTCGTAGGCCTGATTCCGGCGATGCTGGTGCTGTGGACCTCGCGTGACTGGCACGCCAAGGGACGCAGCATGCGAATGCGGCAATGGAAGCTCGCGATGCTGCGCGGTCTGATCCTCACTTTCGCGCAGTATTTCTTTTATCTCTCTCTCGGTCTGCTGACCTTTGCTACCGCCTCGACCATTTCCTATGCCAACGCTGTCTTTGTCACCGCCCTTGCCGTGCCCCTGCTGGGAGAAAAGGTCGGGCTGGTGCGCTGGGCCGCCGTCCTGATCGGATTCGGCGGGGTGATCATGATCGTGGGCCCCGGGCGCGATACCTTCTCCCTGTCTGCCCTTCTCCCGCTGGGGGCGGCGCTGTGCTACGCGCTGACAGCGGTCACCGCAAGGATGATGGACGAAGGACCCCCGACAGCCCTGATCAACCTCTACTCCACCGGTGTCGCCGCGCTGGGGGCGCTGACCCTGGCGCTGGCAACGGGGGGATTCACCCCGCTCCGCGATACCGCCGACGTCATATGGATCGCCACGATGGGCGGCCTCGGAGGGTTCGCGGTCCTTCTGCTTGTCACCGCCTACCGGATGACCGAACAGAGCAACCTCGCGCCGTTCAGTTATTTCGGCATCCCGATGGCCTTTGTCCTGGGGTGGCTATTTTACGGCGAAGCGCCTTGGGAGGAGCTGTTTCCCGGCGCATTCCTGCTGTCTGGCGGCGGGTTGCTGATCATCTGGCGTGAACGCCAGATGAACGAAGCGATGCGAAATGTCACCACGCCAAAGTAG
- a CDS encoding CbtB-domain containing protein, with amino-acid sequence MTTLTAKSLGTSRVVPAVFAAALGIALITLTGHVQAAALHDAAHDVRHATGFPCH; translated from the coding sequence ATGACTACATTGACTGCCAAGTCGCTGGGCACCAGCCGCGTTGTTCCCGCGGTTTTTGCCGCCGCGTTGGGCATTGCCCTGATCACCTTGACCGGGCACGTACAGGCTGCCGCGCTGCATGATGCCGCACATGACGTGCGCCATGCGACAGGGTTTCCCTGCCACTAA